One genomic region from Streptomyces sp. NBC_00582 encodes:
- a CDS encoding NACHT domain-containing protein codes for MPGNGSTGSGETRNSISGTGGPFVQGRDFLGGVTINEFVQPAAGDATLAQAADDLAFAVRRQWRAEAALRRLNDPYPLPVRWRPAAPELMEPWRSLVRLATTGVGRALSAAPSQWASGPEALSGSGGDLVMKLASVPTSRLVVLGEPGSGKSMLLVRLVLDLLARRRPGDPVPVLVPLASWDPDRDDLDPWLEQRLGIDYPWLGEAGRVGITKGRQLLDSGSLTLVLDGLDEIPDRVRGRAIARINDALALHSDLGMVLSSRSVPFAATVRPADGREVRVAGAAGVEIEPLDRATVASYLRDSAGGPANEARWQAVFAALAAEPGPHPLGEALTTPLMAYLARVAYTPSPDAARDTVDDSGQEDRGPAGRPYDLLDRGRFPTSEVIRTHLLDAFIPASYPRRGTRAPAPPGSSGSRRTWTPEQAVHFLTFLARDLEHRQHGTTDLRWWDLADAAPRVLAGVAVGLVAVPAGVVMPFGPWLGVGMLVGVTVAVVGRRWSPPTRSFNRGLAGGLVGSVLGSAFGLGMRFMLGIDSPAGYLVSGLALGLVPGFLGGFRAGLAGGVAASFVGAFVGEPEMGDSAPLVNSVGFAVAAACVVTLGRSRRPARGLRWSPLGILTGLGGGLVLGIAVTLQAGPAAGLASGLVAAAGGSFGAGLEARPAEATVAAAPQTVLDQDRVTFWTTALAGGLAIGLAASLVVGAVLGPWPGALAGVADGLATGLAWAFLQAGYGSFTLARWWLALLGHVPWRLMPFLTDAHRRGVLRQVGATHQLRHTELQRRLAGRK; via the coding sequence GTGCCCGGGAACGGGAGCACGGGAAGCGGGGAAACCCGGAACAGCATCTCGGGGACCGGCGGGCCTTTCGTCCAGGGCCGGGACTTCCTCGGTGGCGTCACCATCAACGAGTTCGTCCAGCCTGCGGCCGGGGACGCCACCCTGGCCCAGGCGGCGGACGACCTCGCGTTCGCCGTCCGGCGCCAGTGGCGGGCGGAGGCCGCACTGCGGCGCCTGAACGACCCGTATCCCCTTCCGGTCAGGTGGCGCCCCGCCGCCCCTGAGCTCATGGAACCCTGGCGCTCGCTGGTCCGGCTGGCCACGACCGGGGTCGGCCGAGCCCTGTCCGCCGCACCGTCCCAATGGGCGTCCGGGCCGGAGGCGCTGTCCGGGAGCGGCGGTGATCTGGTGATGAAACTGGCCAGTGTGCCCACGAGCCGGCTGGTCGTCCTCGGGGAACCTGGTTCAGGCAAGAGCATGCTGCTGGTGCGGCTGGTGCTGGACCTGCTCGCGCGTCGCCGTCCCGGGGACCCGGTGCCCGTACTGGTGCCACTCGCCTCATGGGATCCGGACCGGGATGACCTGGATCCGTGGCTGGAACAACGACTGGGCATCGACTACCCGTGGCTCGGGGAAGCGGGCCGGGTGGGGATCACCAAGGGACGGCAGCTGCTGGACTCCGGGTCGCTCACCCTGGTGCTGGACGGCCTGGACGAGATCCCCGATCGGGTGCGGGGCCGCGCGATCGCCCGGATCAACGACGCCCTCGCCCTCCATTCGGACCTCGGCATGGTCCTCAGCTCGCGCAGCGTCCCCTTCGCGGCCACCGTCCGGCCCGCCGACGGGCGCGAGGTGCGGGTGGCCGGAGCGGCGGGCGTCGAGATCGAGCCGCTGGACCGGGCGACGGTCGCGTCGTACCTGCGGGACTCCGCGGGCGGGCCGGCCAACGAAGCCCGCTGGCAGGCCGTGTTCGCCGCGCTGGCTGCCGAGCCCGGCCCCCATCCCCTCGGGGAGGCGCTCACGACGCCGCTCATGGCGTACCTGGCCCGTGTCGCCTACACCCCCTCGCCGGACGCGGCGCGGGACACCGTCGACGACTCCGGCCAGGAGGACCGCGGCCCCGCCGGCCGCCCGTACGACCTTCTGGACCGCGGACGGTTCCCCACATCGGAGGTGATTCGGACGCATCTGCTGGACGCCTTCATCCCTGCCTCCTACCCCCGGCGCGGAACCCGGGCCCCGGCACCGCCCGGCTCCTCGGGGTCACGGCGCACGTGGACGCCCGAGCAGGCGGTCCACTTCCTGACGTTCCTCGCCCGTGACCTGGAACATCGCCAGCACGGGACCACCGACCTGCGATGGTGGGACCTTGCCGACGCGGCGCCGAGGGTGCTGGCCGGAGTCGCCGTGGGGCTGGTCGCGGTGCCGGCCGGCGTGGTGATGCCCTTCGGCCCGTGGCTCGGGGTGGGCATGCTCGTCGGTGTCACCGTGGCGGTGGTCGGGCGGCGGTGGAGTCCGCCCACCCGAAGCTTCAACCGCGGACTTGCGGGAGGTCTGGTCGGCAGCGTCCTCGGGTCGGCGTTCGGGCTCGGTATGCGCTTCATGCTCGGAATCGACAGCCCGGCAGGCTATCTCGTCAGCGGGCTCGCGCTGGGCCTGGTCCCCGGCTTCCTCGGGGGTTTCCGGGCCGGGCTGGCGGGCGGTGTCGCGGCGTCCTTCGTGGGGGCGTTCGTCGGCGAGCCCGAGATGGGGGACTCGGCGCCCCTGGTGAACAGTGTGGGCTTCGCCGTCGCCGCCGCCTGTGTGGTCACCCTGGGCCGCAGCCGCCGACCCGCGCGGGGACTGCGCTGGTCGCCGCTCGGCATCCTCACCGGTCTCGGGGGTGGCCTCGTCCTCGGGATCGCGGTCACCCTGCAGGCCGGTCCGGCGGCCGGGCTGGCGTCGGGTCTGGTCGCCGCCGCCGGCGGTTCCTTCGGAGCGGGGCTGGAGGCGAGGCCGGCCGAAGCGACCGTCGCGGCCGCCCCCCAGACCGTTCTCGACCAGGACCGCGTCACGTTCTGGACCACGGCCCTGGCGGGCGGCCTGGCCATCGGCCTTGCCGCCTCCCTCGTCGTCGGAGCGGTCCTGGGTCCCTGGCCGGGAGCCCTGGCGGGCGTGGCCGACGGGCTGGCGACCGGTCTGGCCTGGGCTTTCCTCCAGGCCGGATACGGATCGTTCACGCTCGCCCGATGGTGGTTGGCCCTGCTCGGCCACGTGCCGTGGCGGCTCATGCCCTTCCTCACGGACGCCCACCGACGCGGAGTGCTGCGGCAGGTCGGAGCGACCCACCAGCTGCGCCACACCGAACTGCAGCGCCGCCTCGCGGGCAGGAAGTGA
- a CDS encoding bleomycin resistance protein, whose product MPEVTFSKVAPVVPVRNLDAALERYRRLGFAAHAYEGPDRYGFVERGSVSVHLSEGAGHDPQRTGAVLYLYVSDADAVYADWKSSGVEGRFAEPVDTPYALREFTYVDADGTAHRVGSPLAT is encoded by the coding sequence ATGCCAGAGGTCACCTTCAGCAAGGTCGCGCCCGTCGTCCCGGTCCGGAACCTCGACGCCGCTCTGGAGAGGTACCGTCGTCTGGGCTTCGCGGCGCACGCCTACGAGGGGCCGGACCGCTATGGCTTCGTCGAGCGGGGCTCGGTCTCGGTCCACCTCAGTGAAGGGGCCGGGCACGACCCTCAGCGCACAGGGGCCGTCCTCTATCTCTACGTGAGCGACGCCGACGCCGTGTACGCCGACTGGAAGTCCTCCGGCGTCGAAGGCCGCTTCGCCGAGCCGGTGGACACACCGTACGCACTGCGCGAGTTCACCTACGTGGACGCCGACGGCACGGCACACCGTGTGGGGTCACCGCTGGCAACCTGA
- a CDS encoding DUF2267 domain-containing protein, with protein sequence MTAVMSDQRAPLPHLPAMSFEQLLEKVRYEGAYPTRDRAEEAVRLVVSGLGRQLTGEERVALAARLPREAARLLAEQIPDTEPLTGWGFVKDLAARNGASLATTRWDTGAVLTAVAAAAGPELLTRILSRLPSGYALLFGRAELIQAA encoded by the coding sequence ATGACCGCAGTGATGTCCGACCAGCGCGCACCGCTTCCGCACCTGCCCGCGATGTCGTTCGAGCAGTTGCTGGAGAAGGTCCGTTACGAAGGCGCCTACCCGACCCGGGACCGGGCGGAGGAAGCTGTGCGCCTGGTCGTCTCAGGACTCGGGCGCCAGCTCACGGGCGAGGAACGCGTCGCCCTGGCCGCCCGCCTGCCCCGGGAGGCCGCGCGCCTCCTCGCCGAACAGATCCCCGACACCGAGCCCCTGACCGGGTGGGGCTTCGTCAAGGACCTCGCCGCCCGCAACGGAGCCTCCCTGGCCACCACCCGCTGGGACACCGGCGCGGTCCTCACCGCCGTCGCCGCCGCGGCCGGACCCGAGCTCCTCACCCGCATCCTGAGCCGGCTCCCCTCCGGCTACGCGCTCCTGTTCGGCCGCGCCGAACTCATCCAGGCCGCCTGA
- a CDS encoding Hsp20/alpha crystallin family protein, with product MLMRTDPFRELDRLAQHLTAPGTWSRPSAMAMDAYREGEHYVVAFDLPGVSPEAIDIDVERNMLTVKAERRPLQKADDVQMELSERPLGVFSRQLVLADTLDTERIEADYEAGVLTLRIPIAERAKPRKIAVASGTSRKEISG from the coding sequence ATGTTGATGCGCACCGACCCCTTCCGTGAGCTCGACCGGCTGGCTCAGCATCTGACGGCCCCCGGCACCTGGTCGCGCCCGTCCGCGATGGCGATGGACGCCTATCGCGAGGGCGAGCACTACGTGGTCGCCTTCGACCTGCCGGGCGTCAGCCCCGAGGCGATCGACATCGACGTCGAGCGGAACATGCTGACGGTCAAGGCCGAGCGACGGCCCCTGCAGAAGGCCGACGACGTGCAGATGGAGCTGTCGGAGCGGCCGCTGGGCGTCTTCTCCCGCCAGCTCGTGCTCGCCGACACCCTGGACACCGAGCGCATCGAGGCCGACTACGAGGCCGGGGTGCTCACCCTGCGGATCCCGATCGCCGAGCGCGCCAAGCCCCGCAAGATCGCCGTCGCCTCGGGAACCTCCCGCAAGGAGATCTCCGGCTGA
- a CDS encoding type III effector protein — translation MTAADHPASSPDDPRSPASFLAAAAALEAIDTALRAARQGPAPGGPSAEPTGPEAALASLLLLRQVREQLAGWETDLIETARSAGASWADLAQPLGVASRQAAERRYLRNRPGPAGTTGEQRVQATRERRAGDRALAAWARRNAADLRRLAGQITALTDLPTTARLPVSRLHDALAQDDPAALIRPLNATRPHLTTTHPDLTARLDTLTDAAEAAISPAE, via the coding sequence ATGACCGCAGCGGACCACCCGGCGTCTTCCCCTGACGACCCCCGGAGCCCGGCGTCGTTCCTCGCCGCGGCGGCGGCCCTGGAAGCCATCGACACCGCCCTGCGTGCCGCCCGGCAGGGGCCCGCGCCCGGCGGCCCCTCTGCGGAACCCACGGGTCCGGAGGCCGCCCTCGCTTCCCTGCTCCTGCTGCGGCAGGTACGCGAGCAGCTGGCCGGCTGGGAAACCGACCTGATCGAGACAGCGCGAAGCGCGGGCGCCAGTTGGGCCGACCTCGCCCAGCCGCTCGGCGTCGCCAGCCGCCAGGCCGCCGAGCGCCGCTACCTGCGCAACCGGCCCGGCCCCGCCGGAACCACCGGCGAACAGCGCGTCCAGGCCACACGCGAACGCCGCGCCGGCGACCGCGCGCTCGCCGCCTGGGCCCGCCGCAACGCGGCCGACCTCCGCCGCCTGGCCGGTCAGATCACGGCCCTCACCGACCTGCCCACCACGGCGCGCCTGCCGGTGAGCCGGCTCCACGACGCCCTCGCCCAGGACGATCCCGCCGCCCTCATCCGCCCCCTGAACGCCACTCGGCCCCACCTCACCACCACCCACCCCGACCTCACCGCCCGCCTCGACACGCTCACCGACGCGGCGGAGGCGGCGATCAGCCCCGCCGAGTGA
- a CDS encoding 2-oxoglutarate and iron-dependent oxygenase domain-containing protein — protein MTALVTFDIPDTITGTPEDVRLGRRMIEAWQRDGIYQVAIRPEQQGVVADAYAASRSFFSRPLADKSRHVSELSYSGYVASGEEVTDGIQDGSEIFTVTKDVPLDDSRVAENWPCHGPVPWPDETYRHAINAYMEQSGDLGERILRLTALGLGQDIDAFTRLTDDGWHHMRVLRFPAASATTDRGIGAHTDYGLLVIATQDEAGQALYIRPPIEGERRNRNWLPEESAAGVYEDDDRWTYVPPVPHTFTVFPGDLFQFITGGTLLSTPHKVKLADRERYAFAYFHEPSFQAAARPLDTTDDSEVLHYGSHFTSMFLRCYPDRVTTRRIHAEDRLSVLDKLREEATARP, from the coding sequence TTGACCGCTCTCGTGACGTTCGACATTCCCGACACCATCACCGGCACCCCCGAAGACGTCCGCCTCGGCCGGCGGATGATCGAGGCCTGGCAGCGCGACGGCATCTACCAGGTCGCCATCAGGCCCGAACAGCAGGGCGTGGTCGCCGACGCCTACGCGGCGAGCAGGAGCTTCTTCTCCCGGCCGCTCGCCGACAAGTCCCGGCACGTCAGCGAACTCAGCTACAGCGGCTACGTCGCCTCCGGCGAGGAGGTCACCGACGGCATCCAGGACGGCTCGGAGATCTTCACCGTCACCAAGGACGTGCCGCTCGACGACTCCCGGGTCGCCGAGAACTGGCCCTGCCACGGCCCCGTGCCCTGGCCGGACGAGACGTACCGGCACGCCATCAACGCCTACATGGAGCAGTCGGGAGATCTCGGCGAGCGGATCCTGCGGCTCACCGCGCTCGGACTCGGCCAGGACATCGACGCGTTCACCCGGCTGACCGACGACGGCTGGCACCACATGCGCGTCCTGCGCTTCCCGGCCGCGTCCGCGACCACCGACCGCGGCATCGGCGCCCACACCGACTACGGTCTGCTCGTCATCGCCACCCAGGACGAGGCCGGGCAGGCGCTGTACATCCGGCCGCCGATCGAGGGCGAGCGCCGCAACCGCAACTGGCTGCCGGAGGAGAGCGCGGCCGGGGTGTACGAGGACGACGACCGGTGGACGTACGTCCCGCCGGTCCCGCACACCTTCACCGTGTTCCCCGGTGACCTCTTCCAGTTCATCACGGGCGGCACCCTGCTCTCCACACCGCACAAGGTGAAGCTCGCCGACCGGGAGCGCTACGCCTTCGCGTACTTCCACGAGCCCAGCTTCCAGGCCGCGGCCCGCCCGCTCGACACCACGGACGACAGCGAAGTACTCCACTACGGCAGCCACTTCACGTCGATGTTCCTGCGCTGCTACCCGGACCGGGTCACGACGCGGCGGATCCACGCGGAGGACCGGCTGTCCGTCCTGGACAAGCTCAGGGAAGAGGCGACGGCCAGGCCCTGA
- a CDS encoding NAD(P)/FAD-dependent oxidoreductase, with the protein MERTSRDAPRRTAPYGRRTAVVGSGVAGLTAAYVLGRGCHVTLYEADDRLGGHAHTHELASPYDGRVHRVDSGFIVHNRRTYPNLLRLFDELGVATQESEMSMSVRCEGCGLEYAGARGPSGLFARPRNLLHGAYLRLLSEVPAFHRAARRLLAEGADDTLTLGEFLDRKGFSAYFRSHFMTPVVSAVWSCDAATAQHYPAAYLFRFLEHHGLLSVGGSPVWRTVTGGSREYVDRLAKHIGEVRTSTPVRAVRRRADGADVTAADGSTESYDAVVIAVHPDQALRLLADADAREREVLGAFRYSRNTTLLHTDTRLLPRAAGARSSWNYLMPSCLAGADRVRVSYDMNRLQRLDSAQRFVVTLGGEDRVDPGRVLARMVYEHPVYTPESVAAQQRLHELNTAVCAFAGAYHGWGFHEDGCRSGVEAAAALGARW; encoded by the coding sequence ATGGAGCGGACGTCACGGGACGCCCCCCGGCGGACGGCACCGTACGGACGGCGGACGGCGGTGGTGGGCTCGGGCGTGGCGGGGCTGACAGCCGCCTACGTCCTGGGCCGCGGCTGCCACGTCACCCTGTACGAGGCCGACGACCGGCTCGGCGGACACGCGCACACCCACGAACTGGCCTCGCCGTACGACGGGCGGGTGCACCGCGTGGACTCCGGATTCATCGTGCACAACCGGCGCACCTATCCGAACCTGCTGCGCCTGTTCGACGAACTCGGCGTCGCCACGCAGGAGTCGGAGATGAGCATGTCGGTGCGGTGCGAGGGCTGCGGCCTGGAGTACGCCGGTGCCCGCGGCCCGTCCGGACTGTTCGCCCGGCCCCGCAATCTGCTGCACGGCGCGTATCTGCGGCTGCTGAGCGAGGTGCCGGCCTTCCACCGGGCCGCCCGGCGGCTGCTGGCCGAGGGCGCCGACGACACGCTCACCCTCGGTGAGTTCCTGGACCGGAAGGGCTTCTCCGCCTACTTCCGCAGCCACTTCATGACACCGGTGGTGTCCGCCGTGTGGTCCTGCGACGCCGCAACCGCCCAGCACTATCCGGCCGCCTACCTGTTCCGCTTCCTGGAGCACCACGGCCTGCTCTCCGTGGGCGGATCGCCCGTGTGGCGCACGGTCACCGGCGGTTCGCGCGAGTACGTCGACCGCCTCGCCAAGCACATCGGGGAGGTCCGCACCAGCACCCCGGTCCGGGCCGTGCGCCGCCGTGCCGACGGCGCCGACGTGACGGCCGCGGACGGCAGCACCGAGTCGTACGACGCGGTGGTGATCGCGGTCCACCCGGACCAGGCGCTGCGGTTGCTCGCCGACGCGGACGCGCGGGAGCGGGAGGTCCTCGGCGCGTTCCGCTACTCGCGCAACACCACCCTCCTGCACACCGACACCCGGCTGCTGCCGCGCGCCGCCGGAGCCCGTTCCTCCTGGAACTACCTCATGCCGTCCTGTCTGGCCGGCGCCGACCGGGTGCGGGTCAGCTACGACATGAACCGGCTGCAGCGCCTGGACTCCGCCCAGCGGTTCGTGGTCACCCTGGGCGGGGAGGACCGGGTCGATCCCGGCCGGGTGCTGGCCCGTATGGTCTACGAACACCCCGTCTACACGCCCGAGTCGGTGGCCGCGCAGCAGCGGCTGCACGAGCTGAACACCGCCGTCTGCGCCTTCGCGGGGGCGTACCACGGCTGGGGGTTCCACGAGGACGGCTGCCGCTCCGGCGTCGAGGCCGCGGCCGCGCTGGGAGCCCGCTGGTGA
- a CDS encoding DUF1365 domain-containing protein, with translation MSTVPALYPCTITHVRTAPRRYTLRHRTYLWLVDPDRPPRLPRPLGPLARFDPRDHFTGDQPSIRAGLEAFLAAHGIRLDGGRVLMLTHARVLGYVFNPLTLYWCHGPDGDPRCVVAEVHNTYGGRHCYLLLPDATGTADTGKEFYVSPFFPVDGRYRMRLPEPGDGLDLTVHLDREGGRALTATVRGTRRAANGPALLRLALRHPWSTLVVSAAIRAHGIRLYLRGLPVQPRPEDHRTPENVT, from the coding sequence GTGAGCACCGTACCCGCCCTCTATCCGTGCACGATCACGCATGTACGGACCGCGCCGCGCCGCTACACCCTGCGCCACCGCACCTACCTGTGGCTCGTGGACCCCGACCGCCCGCCCCGGCTGCCGCGCCCGCTCGGACCCCTCGCCCGGTTCGATCCGCGCGACCACTTCACCGGCGACCAGCCCTCGATCCGCGCCGGCCTGGAGGCCTTCCTGGCCGCGCACGGCATACGGCTGGACGGGGGACGCGTGCTGATGCTCACCCACGCCCGGGTGCTCGGGTACGTCTTCAACCCGCTGACCCTGTACTGGTGCCACGGCCCCGACGGCGATCCGCGCTGCGTGGTCGCCGAGGTGCACAACACCTACGGCGGGCGCCACTGCTACCTGCTGCTCCCGGACGCCACCGGGACCGCGGACACCGGCAAGGAGTTCTACGTCTCACCGTTCTTCCCGGTCGACGGCCGCTATCGCATGCGGCTGCCGGAGCCGGGGGACGGCCTGGACCTGACCGTGCACCTCGACCGCGAGGGCGGCCGGGCCCTGACCGCGACGGTACGGGGTACCCGGCGTGCGGCGAACGGCCCGGCCCTGCTGCGTCTGGCGCTGCGCCACCCCTGGTCCACTCTCGTCGTGTCGGCCGCGATCCGGGCCCACGGCATACGCCTGTACCTGCGGGGGCTGCCCGTCCAGCCCCGCCCCGAAGACCACCGCACCCCGGAGAACGTGACATGA
- a CDS encoding class I SAM-dependent methyltransferase — translation MRTAEPRTAPEDRAPAVDPVRWPDVAAVPPASWARAAVTEALVRRALRGLPLRARFAGSATLGGGGPLLEVHDPRAFHTRIGTSGLIGFGESYMAGEWDAPDLVAALTVLAGHAADLVPAPLQRLRGLWAPRHPRDERNTPDGSRANISRHYDLSNDLFALFLDDTLTYSSAVFRGFPASRDLLTAAQHRKIDRLLDMAGVGEGTRLLEIGTGWGELALRAAARGARVTSLTLSREQRALALERVRAAGLADRVRIDLCDYREAGGEYDAAVSVEMIEAVGAEFWPVYFRTLDERLVPGGRAALQAITMPHERMLAGRDTFTWIHKYVFPGGLIPSTRAIEETVRDHTRLRPARRDAFGAHYAETLRLWRERFTERAEDVEALGFDETFRRLWTFYLAYSEAGFRAGYLDVQQYLFTKEGAAR, via the coding sequence ATGAGGACAGCAGAGCCCCGTACCGCCCCCGAGGACCGAGCCCCGGCCGTCGATCCGGTCCGCTGGCCGGACGTCGCCGCCGTGCCGCCGGCCTCGTGGGCCCGTGCCGCCGTGACCGAGGCCCTGGTGCGCCGGGCCCTGCGCGGGCTGCCCCTGCGGGCCCGGTTCGCGGGCTCCGCCACCCTCGGCGGGGGCGGGCCGCTGCTGGAGGTCCACGACCCGCGCGCCTTCCACACCAGGATCGGCACGAGCGGACTGATCGGCTTCGGCGAGTCCTACATGGCCGGCGAGTGGGACGCCCCCGACCTGGTCGCCGCCCTGACCGTGCTCGCCGGTCACGCCGCCGACCTCGTCCCGGCCCCGTTGCAGCGGCTGCGCGGCCTGTGGGCGCCACGGCACCCGCGGGACGAGCGCAACACGCCCGACGGCTCCCGTGCCAACATCAGCCGCCACTACGACCTGTCCAACGACCTCTTCGCCCTCTTCCTCGACGACACCCTCACCTACTCCTCGGCCGTCTTCCGCGGCTTCCCGGCGAGCCGGGACCTGCTCACGGCCGCCCAGCACCGCAAGATCGACCGGCTGCTGGACATGGCCGGCGTGGGCGAGGGCACCCGCCTGCTGGAGATCGGCACCGGCTGGGGCGAACTGGCCCTGCGGGCCGCCGCACGCGGCGCCCGGGTCACCTCGCTCACCCTCTCGCGGGAACAACGGGCCCTGGCCCTGGAGCGCGTGCGCGCGGCCGGCCTTGCGGACCGCGTCCGTATCGACCTGTGCGACTACCGCGAAGCGGGCGGGGAGTACGACGCCGCGGTCAGCGTGGAGATGATCGAGGCGGTCGGCGCGGAGTTCTGGCCGGTGTACTTCCGCACCCTGGACGAACGGCTGGTGCCCGGCGGCCGGGCGGCGCTCCAGGCGATCACCATGCCGCACGAGCGGATGCTCGCCGGACGGGACACCTTCACCTGGATCCACAAGTACGTCTTCCCCGGCGGCCTCATCCCCTCCACGCGGGCGATCGAGGAGACCGTCCGCGACCACACCCGGCTGCGCCCGGCGCGCCGCGACGCCTTCGGTGCCCACTACGCGGAGACCCTGCGTCTGTGGCGGGAGCGGTTCACCGAACGCGCCGAGGACGTCGAGGCGCTCGGCTTCGACGAGACGTTCCGCCGCCTGTGGACCTTCTACCTCGCCTACTCCGAGGCCGGGTTCAGGGCCGGTTACCTCGACGTCCAGCAGTACCTGTTCACCAAGGAGGGCGCCGCCCGATGA